Proteins co-encoded in one Listeria ivanovii subsp. ivanovii genomic window:
- a CDS encoding cysteine desulfurase family protein yields MIYFDNSATTKPSNAVLETYTKVASTYFANPSSLHRFGAKSKELLDASRKQIATMLEVLPEEIIFTSGGTEGNNLAIKGLAYSYQNRGKHIITSSIEHPSVRLVMEQLEEEGFSVTYLKVDRNGVINLTELEQALSEETILVSIMGVNNEVGSIQPLQEIGQLLAKRADTFFHVDFVQGIGKIPLQLKEYHVDLLTISGHKFHALRGTGALFKRKNVHLHPEIIGGGQEMGYRSGTENLAGTVALAKALRLALEQKQTDLLAIRDFLLTEIATMPDMSVHTKKAVAAPHIICFSAKGHRGEILVHALEKEDIYISTTSACSSKQKLASSTLKAMGVTDEEATGAVRVSLGYENRLSEAQIFIQKLQEIIENLNKVVK; encoded by the coding sequence ATGATTTATTTCGATAACAGCGCGACAACAAAGCCAAGTAATGCCGTGCTTGAAACCTATACAAAAGTTGCAAGTACTTATTTTGCGAATCCTTCTTCGTTACATCGGTTTGGAGCCAAATCCAAAGAATTACTGGATGCTTCGAGAAAACAAATAGCGACGATGCTAGAAGTTTTACCAGAAGAAATTATTTTTACATCCGGTGGAACAGAAGGAAACAATTTAGCCATTAAAGGACTTGCTTATAGTTATCAAAATCGTGGGAAACATATTATAACCTCAAGTATTGAGCATCCGTCTGTACGACTTGTGATGGAACAACTTGAAGAAGAAGGGTTTAGTGTAACCTATTTAAAAGTGGATAGAAATGGCGTCATCAATCTAACCGAACTAGAACAGGCGCTTTCAGAAGAAACGATTTTAGTATCGATTATGGGCGTGAATAATGAAGTCGGAAGTATTCAGCCACTCCAAGAAATTGGTCAGTTGCTTGCTAAACGAGCGGATACTTTTTTTCATGTAGATTTTGTCCAAGGTATTGGGAAAATTCCTTTGCAACTAAAAGAATATCATGTCGATTTACTTACTATTTCAGGTCATAAATTTCACGCTTTACGTGGGACTGGCGCATTGTTTAAACGGAAAAATGTACACTTGCATCCTGAAATCATCGGTGGTGGCCAGGAAATGGGCTACCGTAGTGGAACGGAAAATCTTGCTGGAACAGTAGCACTCGCAAAAGCACTACGACTAGCTCTAGAACAAAAACAAACAGATTTGCTAGCGATTCGTGATTTTCTATTAACGGAGATTGCCACGATGCCAGATATGTCAGTTCATACAAAAAAAGCGGTTGCTGCACCACATATCATTTGTTTTTCAGCTAAAGGGCACCGCGGCGAAATTCTCGTCCATGCACTTGAAAAAGAAGATATATACATCTCCACAACAAGTGCCTGCTCATCAAAGCAAAAATTAGCAAGTAGCACGTTAAAAGCAATGGGTGTGACTGACGAAGAAGCAACTGGGGCAGTCCGAGTAAGTTTAGGATATGAAAACCGTCTTTCTGAAGCACAAATATTTATTCAAAAACTGCAAGAAATTATCGAAAATCTAAATAAAGTGGTGAAATAA
- a CDS encoding GAF domain-containing protein codes for MIEIAKMTGSKEENYALALKQVQAMIAGETNLIANLSNVSSILNQALTNINWVGFYLLEKEKNELVLGPFQGLPACIRIPLGKGVCGSAALDQKTYIVEDVHQFPGHIACDAASNSEIVLPLVKNGQLIGVLDIDSPSTSRFDEIDQLWLEKIRDVIIHELPNEIN; via the coding sequence ATGATTGAAATCGCAAAAATGACTGGTTCAAAAGAAGAAAATTACGCGCTCGCTTTAAAACAAGTGCAAGCAATGATTGCTGGTGAAACAAATCTAATCGCCAATTTAAGTAATGTTTCTTCTATATTAAATCAAGCATTAACAAATATTAACTGGGTAGGCTTCTATTTACTTGAAAAAGAAAAGAACGAGTTAGTGCTTGGTCCATTTCAAGGTTTACCAGCTTGCATCCGCATCCCCCTCGGCAAAGGTGTCTGTGGGTCCGCTGCTTTGGATCAAAAAACATATATCGTGGAAGATGTCCATCAATTCCCTGGTCATATTGCTTGTGATGCTGCTTCTAATTCCGAAATAGTGTTACCACTAGTAAAGAATGGACAGCTTATCGGTGTATTGGATATCGATAGCCCTTCTACTTCCCGCTTTGACGAAATAGATCAGTTATGGCTTGAAAAAATCCGTGATGTTATCATTCACGAATTACCTAACGAAATCAATTGA
- the thiI gene encoding tRNA uracil 4-sulfurtransferase ThiI, translating into MEFDRMLIRYGELSTKGRNRKQFVTKLAQNVKRAMKDLPEVRIHGERDRMYIILNGADYHLAEERLKPIFGIQSFSPAVRVDLDLEEVKKAALALVQDTHEENGTFKVAARRSHREFPLDSNEINQEIGAHVLQNITDLTVNVKDPDVKLTIDVRKEGVFLSCRTILGAAGLPVGSSGRAMLMLSGGIDSPVAGYLAQKRGVEIEAVHFHSPPYTSEQAKQKAIDLAAKLAKYSGQVQMHIVPFTEIQEVIKQQIPESVIMTVTRRMMLRITDELRRKRNGLAIVNGESLGQVASQTLESMLAINAVTATPIIRPVVSMDKNEIIQIAQKIDTYNLSVQPFEDCCTIFTPPSPKTKPKLDKIEHYESFTDFDTLISKAIDNIETISVNIAETEQVKDEFADLF; encoded by the coding sequence TTGGAATTTGATCGTATGTTAATTAGATACGGAGAGTTATCTACAAAAGGAAGAAACAGAAAACAATTTGTCACAAAACTAGCGCAAAACGTGAAACGAGCAATGAAAGATTTGCCCGAAGTAAGAATTCACGGTGAACGTGACCGGATGTATATTATTTTAAATGGCGCAGATTATCATCTTGCAGAAGAACGTTTAAAACCCATTTTTGGTATTCAATCTTTCAGTCCAGCGGTTCGAGTGGATTTGGATTTAGAAGAAGTGAAAAAAGCAGCACTTGCTTTAGTCCAAGATACGCATGAAGAAAATGGGACTTTTAAAGTGGCAGCAAGAAGAAGCCACCGTGAATTCCCGTTAGATTCAAATGAAATAAATCAAGAAATTGGTGCTCATGTACTTCAAAATATAACTGATTTAACCGTTAATGTGAAGGATCCTGATGTGAAGTTAACCATCGATGTTCGAAAAGAGGGAGTATTTCTATCGTGTCGAACAATTCTTGGCGCAGCTGGACTTCCGGTCGGTTCATCAGGTCGAGCGATGTTAATGTTATCAGGTGGAATTGATAGCCCAGTTGCTGGTTATTTGGCACAAAAACGTGGCGTGGAAATAGAAGCAGTTCACTTCCATAGTCCACCATACACAAGCGAACAAGCAAAGCAAAAAGCGATTGACTTAGCAGCAAAACTTGCTAAATATAGCGGACAAGTGCAGATGCATATTGTGCCATTTACTGAAATTCAAGAAGTCATCAAACAGCAAATACCGGAAAGCGTTATAATGACCGTTACTCGCCGGATGATGCTTCGGATTACCGATGAACTTCGCCGTAAGAGAAATGGTCTAGCAATTGTGAACGGTGAAAGCTTAGGACAAGTTGCCAGCCAAACACTAGAGAGTATGCTAGCAATTAATGCAGTAACAGCAACACCTATTATTCGTCCAGTAGTTTCAATGGATAAGAATGAAATCATTCAAATCGCGCAAAAAATAGACACGTATAATTTGTCAGTACAGCCATTTGAAGATTGCTGTACAATTTTCACACCACCATCACCAAAAACAAAACCTAAACTTGATAAAATCGAGCATTATGAAAGCTTCACTGATTTTGATACATTAATAAGTAAAGCAATCGATAATATCGAAACCATTTCTGTCAATATTGCAGAAACAGAACAAGTAAAAGATGAGTTTGCCGATTTATTTTAA
- the ezrA gene encoding septation ring formation regulator EzrA, with the protein MYYMLIGFIIVVIAVIGAGYILKRKHYQRINELEEKKIKLRERPVIDELTKVKKLKLTGQTEALFESWRSSWDEIETRLFPDLEEVLLEAEMNTDRYKFRSATYVENDIEQMLVVIEKQMDQILGGLKELLISEEKNAKESRMTKEKFAELRREVLTRGFKLGDTLGYVESRLDTLADSLDQYDLLTDQGDHLEAREIVLVVQKEMKVIEGQMERIPSLLHETDTILPEEINKLRAGYEEMVRKGYYLAQMELDKEISRMKTQIDKMKQNVVNLDLDAAEQGIEELHTEIDLFYDTLEHEAEARHFVKENHSPTSEKLQRQNAVSDALAEQITEVKQTYHVGEEDLAVYLKTSAKLSEAKENFEQLTALIASGEIAYSAAQDTLKEIDAALITIGAEQDKFAEELRSLRKDELEARDDAERMRRAIITLDRKMERERLPGLPEEYLSLRAHMGESIDALEKRLEEKPLNMKAVSQDWRIAEEDLTHLTEKAEEMMENVRLVEHVIQYANRYRLRNQELANELVQAENHFYNDYQYKKALEIAVTALEKVETGAFKKVEKAYESKVNVDDIE; encoded by the coding sequence ATGTACTACATGTTAATCGGCTTTATTATCGTAGTAATTGCAGTCATTGGTGCAGGCTACATATTAAAAAGAAAACATTACCAAAGAATAAACGAGTTAGAAGAAAAGAAAATTAAGCTTAGAGAGAGACCTGTGATTGATGAATTAACCAAAGTCAAAAAGTTAAAGCTAACTGGTCAAACAGAAGCACTTTTCGAATCATGGCGTTCGTCTTGGGATGAAATTGAAACAAGATTATTTCCTGATTTAGAAGAAGTACTACTCGAAGCTGAGATGAATACGGATCGTTATAAATTTCGCTCTGCTACATATGTTGAAAATGATATTGAACAAATGCTCGTTGTTATTGAAAAACAAATGGATCAAATTCTTGGAGGCTTAAAAGAACTACTTATTAGTGAAGAAAAGAATGCAAAAGAAAGCCGTATGACAAAAGAAAAATTTGCAGAGCTTCGCCGGGAAGTTTTAACAAGAGGCTTTAAATTAGGGGACACATTAGGTTATGTTGAATCAAGACTAGACACACTTGCGGATAGTCTGGATCAATACGACTTATTAACAGATCAAGGTGACCACTTAGAAGCGCGCGAAATCGTTTTAGTTGTCCAAAAGGAAATGAAAGTTATTGAAGGACAAATGGAACGGATTCCTTCATTATTACATGAAACAGATACTATTTTACCAGAAGAAATCAATAAACTACGTGCTGGTTATGAAGAAATGGTTCGTAAAGGCTATTATTTAGCGCAAATGGAGCTAGATAAAGAAATTTCTCGAATGAAAACACAAATCGACAAAATGAAACAAAACGTGGTAAATCTTGATTTGGATGCAGCAGAACAAGGGATAGAAGAGCTGCATACGGAAATTGACTTGTTCTATGATACACTGGAACATGAAGCGGAAGCACGCCATTTTGTTAAAGAAAATCATAGTCCGACATCGGAAAAATTACAACGCCAAAATGCTGTGTCTGATGCACTTGCTGAACAAATTACTGAGGTAAAACAAACGTATCATGTTGGGGAAGAAGATTTAGCCGTTTACTTGAAAACGAGCGCTAAATTAAGTGAAGCAAAAGAAAACTTTGAACAACTTACAGCATTAATAGCTAGCGGAGAAATTGCCTACTCAGCAGCGCAAGATACGCTCAAAGAGATTGATGCAGCACTAATCACTATTGGTGCAGAACAGGATAAATTTGCAGAAGAATTACGTTCGCTGCGTAAAGACGAATTAGAAGCTCGTGATGATGCGGAGCGTATGCGTCGAGCAATTATCACGCTAGACCGTAAGATGGAACGAGAACGTCTACCTGGACTTCCAGAGGAATATTTGTCATTACGTGCTCATATGGGTGAATCCATTGACGCACTTGAAAAACGCTTGGAAGAAAAGCCGTTAAATATGAAAGCAGTTAGTCAGGACTGGCGAATTGCAGAAGAAGATTTAACCCATTTGACGGAAAAAGCAGAAGAAATGATGGAAAATGTTCGTTTAGTCGAGCATGTTATCCAGTATGCCAACCGCTACCGCTTACGTAATCAAGAGCTAGCGAATGAATTAGTTCAAGCGGAAAATCACTTTTATAATGATTATCAGTACAAAAAAGCATTGGAAATTGCTGTAACGGCTCTAGAAAAAGTCGAAACAGGTGCATTTAAAAAAGTCGAAAAAGCATACGAATCCAAAGTTAATGTAGATGATATTGAATAA
- the rpsD gene encoding 30S ribosomal protein S4 produces the protein MARYTGPSWKVSRRLGISLSGTGKELERRPYAPGQHGPTQRKKISEYGLQQAEKQKLRHMYGLTERQFKNTFNKAGKLQGKHGENFMILLEQRLDNIVYRLGLARTRRAARQLVNHGHITVDGKRVDIPSYQVSVGQVISVREKSAKNSAIAESLDVSSFVPDYVTFDAETLTGSLNRIPERSELAAEINEAFIVEFYSR, from the coding sequence ATGGCTCGTTATACAGGTCCAAGCTGGAAAGTTTCCCGTCGTTTAGGAATTTCACTTTCTGGAACAGGTAAAGAATTAGAGCGTCGTCCGTATGCTCCAGGTCAACACGGCCCAACTCAACGTAAAAAAATCTCGGAATATGGTTTGCAACAAGCTGAAAAGCAAAAATTGCGTCATATGTATGGATTAACTGAACGTCAATTCAAAAACACGTTCAACAAAGCTGGTAAATTACAAGGTAAACATGGTGAGAACTTCATGATCTTACTAGAACAACGCCTTGATAACATCGTTTACCGTCTTGGTCTTGCTCGCACTCGTCGTGCAGCTCGCCAACTAGTAAACCATGGCCACATCACTGTAGATGGCAAACGCGTAGATATCCCTTCTTACCAAGTTTCTGTTGGTCAAGTGATTTCTGTTCGTGAAAAATCTGCTAAAAACTCTGCAATTGCTGAAAGCCTTGACGTTTCAAGCTTCGTGCCTGATTACGTAACTTTCGATGCAGAAACTCTAACTGGTTCACTTAACCGTATTCCAGAACGTTCTGAACTTGCTGCTGAAATCAACGAAGCATTTATCGTAGAATTCTACAGCCGTTAA